A single Anas platyrhynchos isolate ZD024472 breed Pekin duck chromosome 17, IASCAAS_PekinDuck_T2T, whole genome shotgun sequence DNA region contains:
- the LOC139998863 gene encoding LOW QUALITY PROTEIN: uncharacterized protein (The sequence of the model RefSeq protein was modified relative to this genomic sequence to represent the inferred CDS: inserted 1 base in 1 codon), giving the protein MGKLCGALHESIAQHCVRTLHRAGKRGSPTTDPIPIPAPVQPQVRIIPAEMGNARVPVCLSCHIWGFYPPXVTVIWLHNGDIVEPDDYNPISAIPNGDWSYQSKVSLLVAPVAGDTYMCSVQHVSLQEPLLEDWSPGLMPEVMILVAVATVLMVLGLGLFLAGIYRFRARPPAPGYTPLPGDNYPAGNGVPIPVHISEGQISPSLTLCVPPFPRQHLRTPRRTPPGTGGSRLAPSQTRCCGADNKDAPQAPLVSVKSSGHRAEGHALLQCLTKIIGCGGAMAWDPKGPSVPWGASGTALLAGRGKGSSRSARPAAASPRALRAAVGTAADKGRETVREPPREGYEDGEGSAGQGV; this is encoded by the exons ATGGGGAAGTTGTGTGGAGCTTTGCACGAGAGCATTGCACAACATTGCGTGAGGACGTTGCATAGGGCAGGGAAAAGGGGCTCGCCCACCactgaccccatccccatccctgctccagTGCAGCCCCAAGTCCGCATCATCCCCGCGGAGATGGGGAACGCCCGTGTGCCCGTCTGCCTCAGCTGCCACATCTGGGGCTTCTACCCCC AGGTGACCGTCATCTGGCTGCACAACGGGGACATCGTGGAGCCCGACGACTACAACCCCATCTCCGCCATCCCCAATGGCGACTGGAGCTACCAGAGCAAGGTGTCCCTGCTGGTGGCCCCGGTGGCAGGCGACACCTACATGTGCTCGGTGCAGCACGTCAGCCTGCAGGAGCCCCTCCTGGAGGACTGGA GTCCCGGACTGATGCCGGAGGTGATGATACTGGTGGCGGTGGCCACCGTGCTGATGGTGCTGGGACTTGGCTTATTTCTCGCCGGCATCTACCGCTTCAGGGCCAGGCCTCCCGCCCCGG GTTACACCCCCCTCCCTGGAGACAACTACCCCGCAGGTAacggtgtccccatccccgtccacATCAGTGAGGGGCAAATTTCCCCATCTCTCAccctgtgtgtcccccccttccccaggcagcatCTGAGGACCCCCAGACGGACACCTCCTGGCACCGGTGGCTCCCGTTTGGCCCCATCTCAGACCCGATGCTGTGGTGCTGACAATAAAGATGCTCCACAAGCCCCACTGGTGTCTGTGAAGAGTTCTGGGCACAGGGCAGAGGGTCACGCACTCCTACAGTGTCTCACCAAGATTATCGGGTGTGGGGGGGCCATGGCATGGGACCCCAAAGGGCCAAGCGTGCCCTGGGGTGCCTCAGGCACGGCACTGCTGGCTGGCCGAGGGAAGGGATCATCCCGCTCTGCTCGGCCTGCTGCGGCCTCGCCTCGAGCACTGCGTGCAGCTGTGGGCACCGCAGCAGACAAAGGGCGTGAAACTGTGCGAGAGCCTCCAAGGGAGGGCTACGAGGACGGCgaaggctctgcagggcaaGGCGTGTGA
- the LOC119718668 gene encoding butyrophilin subfamily 3 member A2-like: MGQDVVLPCHLSPQRDARTLEIRWIRHRLPETVHHYRNGEDLYGEQMEAYAGRTELARDGLSVGNLDLRIMGLRPSDDGQYVCTVGDADAYAETIVDLEVSGTDPHLSLGGYEAGGVRVLCRSVGWYPQPQLLWRDARGQHLPSVSQTHSQDQEGLFEIEGAVIVTGSVEGPLSCMVRNSHLEEEKESSLHIAVPFFHNTQPWMVALALVLVLLAVSIGLSVYLFRKQEKQAAELGECPGASTHGYAKAM, encoded by the exons ATGGGGCAAGAtgtcgtgctgccctgccacttgTCCCCTCAACGCGATGCTCGCACCTTGGAAATCAGGTGGATTCGGCACAGGTTACCTGAGACAGTGCACCACTACCGCAATGGAGAGGACCTGTACGGGGAGCAGATGGAGGCATATGCCGGGAGGACAGAGCTGGCCAGAGATGGTCTCTCTGTTGGAAATCTGGACTTGCGAATCATGGGGCTGAGACCCTCTGATGATGGCCAGTACGTCTGCACTGTGGGAGATGCTGATGCTTATGCTGAAACCATTGTGGATCTGGAGGTGTCAG GCACTGACCCCCACCTCTCCCTGGGGGGCTACGAGGCCGGAGGCGTCCGGGTGCTGTGTCGATCGGTCGGCTGGTACCCGCAGCCgcagctgctgtggagggaTGCTCGCGGGCAGCACCTGCCCTCGGTCTCCCAGACACATTCCCAGGACCAGGAGGGGCTCTTTGAAATCGAAGGCGCCGTCATCGTGACCGGGAGCGTGGAGGGGCCCTTGTCCTGCATGGTCAGGAACAGCCACCTCGAGGAGGAAAAGGAATCATCCCTGCACATCGCAG TTCCCTTCTTCCACAACACCCAGCCCTGGATGGTGGCTCTGGCTCTGGTCCTCGTGCTTTTGGCTGTGTCCATTGGCCTCAGTGTTTATCTCTTTCGAAAGCAAG agaaacaagctgcagagctgggtgagtgtCCTGGTGCTTCGACACATGGCTATGCCAAGGCAATGtga
- the LOC139998913 gene encoding butyrophilin subfamily 1 member A1-like, which translates to MGCDQLSPLLPAWRRCLLPHNRVKVTLDPHTAHPWLVVSQDNSSVRCGSERQQVPDTPERFDCQCCLLGREEFREGRHCWLVELEVERLKYSRWAVGVARASVERKKWINIIPEEGIWALQYYEGQLKSLTWPPTPLSLSHVPTRIWVCLDCTQGQVSFINADNGVQIFTFKAASFNGESLHPWFLLWTRGIQLCLRDSTLPTPSRGLGTSCSSPDTPASPLLHTAGAAQE; encoded by the exons ATGGGCTGTGaccagctctcccctctccttccagcatGGAGACGGTGTCTGCTGCCTCATAATAGAG tgaaGGTGACCCTGGATCCACACACGGCTCATCCCTGGCTTGTGGTGTCTCAGGACAACAGCAGTGTGAGATGCGGAAGTGAACGGCAGCAGGTGCCTGACACACCAGAGAGATTTGACTGtcagtgctgcctgctgggccGTGAGGAGTTCAGAGAGGGGAGGCACTGCTGGTTGGTGGAGCTGGAGGTAGAGCGGCTAAAGTATTCACggtgggctgtgggggtggcCAGGGCTTCTGTGGAGAGAAAGAAGTGGATCAACATAATCCCTGAAGAAGGGATCTGGGCTCTGCAGTACTATGAGGGGCAGCTCAAGTCTCTCACATGGCCTCCCACTcccttgtccctgtcccatGTTCCCACAAGGATTTGGGTCTGCCTGGACTGTACCCAGGGGCAGGTGTCTTTTATCAACGCTGACAATGGGGTCCAGATCTTCACTTTCAAAGCAGCCTCCTTCAATGGGGAGAGCCTCCACCCCTGGTTCCTGTTGTGGACACGTGGAATTCAGCTGTGCCTGAGAGATAGCACACTACCGACCCCATCCCGAGGCCTTGGGAcctcctgctcttctccagacaCTCCTGCATCACCTCTCCTTCAtactgcaggagcagcacaggaatGA